One window of the Hoplias malabaricus isolate fHopMal1 chromosome Y, fHopMal1.hap1, whole genome shotgun sequence genome contains the following:
- the LOC136677887 gene encoding LOW QUALITY PROTEIN: protein FAM222A-like (The sequence of the model RefSeq protein was modified relative to this genomic sequence to represent the inferred CDS: inserted 3 bases in 3 codons; deleted 2 bases in 1 codon), protein MPYTLLATPSTAELDAYAQKTANTPLSIKIFPTNIRVPQHKHLNRTVNGYDTTGQRYSPYPHLHSGGYXGLLAIVKVSSSSSSSSASSSSFVASAKAVLKNAEGXRTKLSPAQIAVAPYPPPTASNSSLAHCHGQTLAVPPNVTVAGSVIPLTGGRGGLNLPPQSNLPSIQSIIYQINQHCQAQALQQVSTVPHNPSPCKQGANVGGVSSSSSGGSYVGNLGYSGTGIPGHNGEAMKVYSEGMDYILWQKQQQQQQQQSVLRMYSSGSGGGGAISKSPESCAPANSILVPGAQVSSSSRAYPMTASVSGGGGLDKVNSSPLNCTGMQGNFAVGQYFGPPWNSILVTPDSDCYNPQELPGTTTTAGHRELGFPPHHHHHHFHHHHHHPPLDSXGGVCCSLPSKSLCNASVLSSSLQSLEYLINDIHPPCIKEQMLGKGYETVSVPRLLDHQHAHIRLPVYR, encoded by the exons ATGCCATACACTCTCCTCGCTACCCCCAGCACGGCGGAGCTGGATGCCTACGCGCAGAAGACGGCCAACACCCCTCTGTCCATCAAGATCTTCCCCACCAACATCAGGGTCCCACAACACAAGCACCTTAACCGGACAGTGAACGGCTATGACACTACGGGCCAGCGCTACAGCCCATACCCCCACCTCCACTCAGGGGGTT CAGGCCTGCTGGCCATCGTCAAagtctcctcatcctcctcatcctcctcagcTTCATCGTCATCGTTTGTGGCCTCAGCGAAGGCCGTGCTAAAGAATGCAGAGG AGCGGACTAAGCTTTCCCCCGCCCAAATAGCGGTGGCCCCTTATCCACCCCCAACGGCATCCAACAGCAGC TTAGCCCACTGCCACGGCCAGACTCTCGCCGTGCccccaaatgtgacagtggccGGGTCTGTGATCCCTCTGACCGGGGGCAGAGGAGGACTGAACCTGCCTCCTCAGTCCAATCTGCCCTCAATCCAGAGCATCATCTACCAGATCAACCAGCACTGCCAAGCCCAGGCCCTGCAGCAGGTCTCCACAGTGCCCCATAACCCCAGCCCCTGCAAGCAGGGGGCCAATGTGGGTGGAGTCTCCTCTAGTTCATCTGGAGGGAGTTACGTAGGGAATCTGGGATACTCTGGAACGGGAATACCAGGACACAACGGGGAAGCAATGAAGGTGTATTCCGAGGGCATGGATTACATCTTGTGGCAgaagcagcaacagcagcagcagcagcagtctgTCCTGAGGATGTACAGCAGCGGGAGTGGCGGGGGAGGAGCTATCAGCAAGTCTCCGGAGTCTTGTGCCCCGGCAAACAGTATCCTAGTGCCAGGAGCCCAGGTATCCTCCTCTTCCCGGGCTTACCCAATGACAGCCAGCgtgagtggaggaggagggctGGACAAGGTTAACTCTTCCCCTTTGAACTGTACAGGAATGCAGGGAAATTTTGCAGTGGGACAGTACTTTGGACCCCCCTGGAACAGCATCCTGGTCACCCCCGACAGCGACTGCTACAACCCTCAGGAGCTGCCAGGAACGACGACCACAGCCGGGCACAGGGAGCTGGGCTTCCCGcctcaccaccatcatcatcactttcatcatcatcaccatcacccaCCTTTGGACA GCGGGGGCGTGTGCTGCAGTCTGCCCAGCAAAAGCCTGTGCAACGCTTCTGTGCTCAGCAGCAGCCTGCAGTCTCTGGAATATCTGATCAACGACATCCACCCTCCGTGCATTAAGGAGCAGATGCTGGGCAAAGGCTATGAGACCGTCTCAGTACCGAGGCTGCTGGACCACCAGCACGCACACATTCGGCTTCCTGTTTACAGATAG